Proteins from a genomic interval of Quercus robur chromosome 9, dhQueRobu3.1, whole genome shotgun sequence:
- the LOC126700587 gene encoding TMV resistance protein N-like, protein MLTYLYYLYSSSSSSQLNAKTQFNFNFTRFPLRRYSRQQFFSLCILKLKTIKVFFFFFFLRPILSMATQTSSFLSSSSSSWKYDVFLSFCSFDTCKTFADHLYTALKQKGIITFRDDEKLERGKYISTEILKAIEGSKYAIVVISKNYASSKWCLIELAKIVECMMETRLTVLPVFYHVDYSEVRNQMENLAETFTKHEKDPMFNKEDVQDWKDALKEVGNISGWYINDRHESTAIQEILQSISSELNPIIQSTISKKLVGIESCAREMLDLYLDERLGGVCFLGICGMGGMGKTTLALDIFERISGSFEASSFIANVREKTKNQHLVSLQKQLLSDILKGSKINIWNVFEGINNIGNRLHDKKVIIVLDDVDEEKQLEALAGNHDWFGLGSRIIVTGRDSHLLRRCVDYIYTAKGLNNDEALQLFSLSAFKKPYPKENYVDLSMYFVNYTNGLPLALKVLGSLLFNKSVDEWKSAIDKLKAEPDKEILDVLQISFDGLTYMQKELFLDIACFFKGENKDCIRDILQSFGYYPDYNIGVLIDKSLITINKEGTLWMHDLLQEMGQEIVRCESPKEPSGRSRLWLYEDVLHILKNNTGTDVIEGIVLNTPFQKEEHLNAETFSKIKKLRLLKINNMQPPQGLIRGNVQLPQGLSYLSNELRVIEWHGYPLKSMPSSFQPNKLVELRMHCSRIKQLWKGIMNLGELKLIDLSDSQNLIETPDLSGASNLKQLILQGCTRLCKIHGSLGNLKWLIRLDLSGCQCLESLPEKINLESLEVFILAGCSRLKKFPEVACYSLMPLKILTLSGCLKLDELPENLGKFEVLEELDVSGTAIKGLPKSINLLKNLRLLSLHGCGGISPKSSNKLLNFPLMLERSIDPMGMLAHTLSGLCSLTKLDLSYCNLQKIPDVIGCLGFLLQLDLQGNNFVCLPESMTQLSNLKFLYLTYCTSLRSLPKLPSNIEAITARGCNSLETLSISPDYNFCPSLDLHNCLKLIENQGYGDVLSTMLRRYFIKSHCKQSSYSLVIPGSQIPKWFSHQNVGASVNLQVPSHLCNKFKGIVVCIVFVLHQKLFSINDCGFMRCTHKLRRSIKANGYEAGSSYLLLSKDIRKIESYQLQLEYYPSTCFGKGWMKELNRVNANGFSQIEVTLETEGPGLEVTKCGAHLVFEQDIEHLNQTMAGCSSCIITPYEDDLQDSAKDTKIKRSRDDSYGDGAGPSEEGTSNDAPHRKRIRLPNLIERFIPHLGNWIGNLSTQGQGDSDCEEESQGKG, encoded by the exons ATGCTGACCTACCTTTATTATCTTTattcttcctcatcttcttccCAGCTGAACGCTAAAACccaattcaatttcaatttcactCGCTTTCCCCTTCGAAGATATTCCCGTCAACAATTTTTCAGTTTATGcatactgaaactgaaaactattaaggtctttttttttttcttttttttgcgtCCAATCCTTTCTATGGCCACTCAAACATcctcctttctttcttcttcctcttcttcttggAAATACGATGTGTTCCTAAGTTTTTGCAGTTTTGACACCTGCAAGACTTTTGCAGACCATCTCTATACTGCTTTGAAACAAAAGGGTATTATCACCTTTAGGGATGATGAGAAACTTGAGCGAGGAAAGTATATTTCTACTGAGATCTTGAAAGCAATAGAAGGATCCAAGTATGCAATTGTTGTTATCTCAAAAAACTATGCTTCTTCAAAGTGGTGCCTAATTGAACTAGCAAAGATTGTTGAGTGTATGATGGAGACCAGATTAACAGTTTTGCCCGTCTTTTACCATGTGGATTACTCTGAAGTACGAAACCAGATGGAAAATCTTGCTGAAACCTTTACTAAACATGAGAAAGACCCCATGTTTAACAAAGAGGATGTGCAAGATTGGAAAGATGCATTGAAAGAAGTGGGCAATATCTCCGGATGGTATATAAATGATAg GCATGAATCAACAGCTATCCAAGAAATCCTTCAAAGCATATCTAGTGAATTGAATCCTATAATTCAAAGTACTATTTCCAAGAAACTTGTTGGAATAGAATCCTGTGCAAGGGAAATGTTGGATTTATATTTAGATGAAAGGTTAGGTGGTGTTTGCTTTTTAGGGATTTGCGGGATGGGTGGAATGGGTAAAACAACTCTTGCACTAGatatttttgaaagaatttCAGGTAGCTTTGAAGCTAGCAGCTTTATAGCCAATGTAAGAGAAAAGACTAAAAATCAACATCTAGTTTCTTTGCAGAAACAACTTCTTTCTGACATCCTAAAGGgaagtaaaataaatatatggaATGTTTTTGAGGGGATCAATAACATAGGGAATAGACTACATGATAAAAAGGTTATTATTGttcttgatgatgttgatgaagaaaaACAACTAGAAGCATTAGCTGGGAACCATGATTGGTTTGGTCTAGGGAGTAGAATCATTGTAACGGGCAGAGATAGCCATTTGTTGAGAAGATGTGTGGATTACATATACACAGCAAAGGGGTTGAATAATGATGAAGCTTTGCAACTCTTTAGTTTGAGTGCTTTCAAGAAACCATATCCTAAAGAAAATTATGTAGATTTGTCTATGTATTTTGTGAATTACACTAATGGCCTTCCTTTAGCTCTTAAAGTTTTAGGTTCTTTGTTGTTTAATAAAAGTGTAGATGAATGGAAAAGTGCCATAGATAAACTTAAAGCAGAACCTGACAAAGAAATTTTGGATGTTCTTCAAATAAGTTTTGATGGGCTAACATACATGCAGaaagaattatttttagatattgcTTGTTTTTTCAAAGGAGAGAACAAAGATTGCATAAGAGATATACTTcaaagttttggttattatCCAGACTACAATATTGGTGTTCTTATTGACAAATCTCTCATAACCATTAATAAAGAGGGAACTTTGTGGATGCACGATTTGCTACAAGAAATGGGTCAAGAAATTGTTCGTTGTGAATCCCCTAAAGAGCCCAGTGGACGTAGTAGGTTGTGGCTTTATGAGGATGTCCTTCATATATTGAAGAATAATACT GGAACAGATGTAATTGAAGGCATAGTGCTAAACACGCCTTTTCAAAAAGAGGAACACTTAAACGCTGAAACCTTctcaaagataaaaaaattgagattgcTTAAAATTAACAATATGCAGCCTCCACAAGGCCTCATTAGAGGTAATGTGCAACTTCCACAAGGCCTTAGTTATCTTTCTAATGAGTTACGTGTTATAGAATGGCATGGATATCCTTTAAAATCTATGCCATCTagttttcaaccaaacaaacttGTTGAACTCAGAATGCATTGCAGCCGCATCAAACAACTGTGGAAAGGAATTATG AATTTAGGCGAGTTGAAACTCATTGACCTGAGTGATTCTCAAAACTTGATTGAGACCCCGGACCTTAGTGGAGCCTCAAATCTTAAGCAATTGATTCTTCAAGGTTGTACAAGACTATGTAAGATTCATGGATCGCTTGGAAATCTCAAATGGCTTATTCGATTGGATTTGAGTGGCTGCCAATGCCTTGAAAGTCTTCCAGAAAAGATCAACCTAGAATCTCTTGAAGTTTTTATTCTTGCTGGTTGTTCAAGACTAAAGAAGTTTCCAGAGGTTGCCTGTTATAGTTTGATGCCTCTAAAAATTCTTACTTTATCTGGCTGCTTAAAACTTGATGAATTGCCAGAAAATTTGGGGAAGTTTGAAGTCTTGGAGGAGTTAGATGTGAGCGGAACTGCTATAAAAGGGCTACCTAAATCCATCAATCTCTTAAAAAATCTCAGACTACTATCTCTTCATGGATGTGGAGGGATATCACCTAAATCTTCGAATAAACTCCTCAATTTTCCTTTAATGCTTGAAAGAAGTATAGATCCCATGGGCATGTTGGCCCATACTCTATCAGGCTTATGCTCTTTGACCAAACTAGATCTAAGTTATTGCAATCTTCAGAAAATTCCCGATGTTATTGGCTGTTTGGGGTTTTTATTACAATTAGATTTACaaggaaataattttgtttgccTTCCTGAAAGTATGACTCAACTATCTAATCtgaaatttctttatttaactTATTGCACGAGTCTTCGATCATTGCCAAAGCTTCCATCAAATATTGAGGCAATTACTGCAAGAGGGTGTAACTCACTAGAAACATTATCAATTAGCCCAGATTACAATTTTTGCCCATCACTCGACCTTCACAATTGCCTCAAATTAATTGAGAATCAAGGGTACGGTGATGTGTTGTCAACAATGCTAAGACGTTATTTCATTAAg AGTCACTGTAAGCAAAGCTCATATAGTCTCGTGATTCCTGGAAGTCAAATTCCAAAATGGTTTAGCCACCAAAATGTGGGGGCTTCAGTGAATTTGCAAGTGCCTTCACATTTATGTAACAAATTCAAGGGAATTGTGGTGTGCATTGTTTTTGTACTCCACCAGAAACTCTTTAGTATTAATGATTGTGGATTTATGAGATGTACGCATAAGCTTCGGCGTTCCATTAAAGCCAACGGATATGAAGCTGGCTCATCGTACCTTCTTTTATCCAAAGATATTCGTAAGATTGAATCATATCAGCTTCAGCTGGAATATTATCCCTCTACATGCTTTGGAAAGGGCTGGATGAAAGAATTGAATAGAGTCAACGCTAATGGATTCAGCCAGATTGAGGTTACATTAGAAACCGAAGGTCCAGGCTTGGAGGTTACCAAATGCGGGGCCCATTTGGTATTTGAGCAAGACATTGAACATCTCAACCAAACTATGGCTGGGTGTAGTAGCTGCATCATCACTCCTTATGAGGATGATTTACAAGATTCAGCAAAAGATACCAAAATAAAGCGAAGCCGTGATGACTCTTATGGGGATGGAGCTGGACCAAGTGAAGAAGGTACCTCTAATGATGCACCTCACCGAAAGAGGATACGGCTCCCTAATCTGATTGAAAGATTCATTCCACATTTGGGAAATTGGATTGGGAATTTAAGCACACAAGGACAAGGTGATTCTGATTGTGAAGAGGAATCCCAGGGAAAGGGGTAG